CTGGAACCAGGACGGCCCCGCGATGCGCCCTCCCGACCACCTCCCCCTCCCgcaggaggcggcggcggcacgGAGGGCGGAACGCGGGCTCCGCAGCAGGACGGTGCTGGGTCCCATGCTGGGCGCTCCCACTTACCAGCtgcgtgaccttgggcaagtggcTTCGCCTCTGCCTAAGTCTCCTCACCCATGAAAAGAGAACACAGCGCCCCAAGTCGAAGGGTGCGCGCGGAGAAGAGAGCGCAGCTTTGAGAAGGCGAGGAGTCCGCGATGCTGGGGGCCCACACACCCGCCCTGGCCCGGGGACGTCAGGAGACCGTGGCCACCGCCGCTAACGCCAGCTCCCGCCGCCCTCCCGCGGCCCGCCCCGCAGGCGCCACCCTACATGACTCCCCGGGCCCCGCGCAGGTCGCTCCCTCAGTCGGTCTCGGGGCCCGGGAGCCGGGCTCCCCCCGCGGCCTCCTCATCGGCGGCCCACCGAGTCCGCCATCTTCCCAGCAGCCCCCGAATCGCAGCCTGCACGCCAATCCCGGCGCAGCGCTCGGCCGGCAGAGACGTGGCTCCCGGCAGGCGCTGCGAGCCGGGGCGCCTTGAGCCCGCCCCCCGCTTCCGGGAAGTGCGCGCGTGGCGCGCGAGGCGGGGCCACAGCTGGAGGGGCGGGGCTGCAGAACCAAAAGCTGAAGCTGGCGGATCTGCGCAGAGTAAGGGGTCAGTTGCCGGCCTGAGCAGGTTGCAGGGGCCTGAGGGCCTAGTACTCgtcctttccccttttctcccGGAGCAAGGCCTTCCCGCCCTCCCCATCCCAGGTCCGCACAGACACACAACAGAGTGAAAACTTCACAGTTATTTTAATCTGCACAAGTTCCAGAGAATGCCTCTGCCCCTCCCAGCTCCCTGTCACCAGCCTCCCACAGTCCGAAGGTGCCCAAATCAGCCAAGGAGGTCTTGGGACTAAGGATGGCTGAGTCCAAAGGCAGAGCACTAAGACGGGCCCAGGGGAGTGGGCCGTCTTTGTTCAGGGCCAAGGCAACGACAGCAAGTGCCTGACCCTGAAGAGCCAACTGTCAGTGAAGGCTGAGGGCCAGCAGCCCCAGAAGGTGGTCCAGAGCCATGGAGATCACAGGGGCGGGACTCTGCCAGTTCCCGGAGTCCCCTGCGACGCAGGGCTGGGCTCCAGGGTAATGGGAAGAGGCAGGCTGGAGAAGCTGGCCTGGGCAGACAGCAGCTCCCACCACGACGTGGGGAGTGAGGTCCAGAGGGGTTGGCTACACCACCAAGAGCCCGTGGAGGCACTATGGGCGGTACATGGCAAAGGccaggagactgaggagcagggtGAAGCCGGCTAGGCCCAGGGTGGCGGTCAGGGGAAAGAAGGGCCGGTACTGGATCTGGCAGTAccagagcaggaggagcagcagcagcagcaggggcAGCAGCAGGCTGCCGATTTCCAGCCCGGAGGGGCCTGGCTCTGACCCCGGTGGGCAGGGGGGATGTGGGGAACCGACCCTCGTTGACACGTGGCAGTGGAGTACGCAGTTGGGAGGGAGGTGAAGGCTGCCCAGCGTCTGACTGTCGTCTCCTAGAAGCTGGCCTTGGTAGATGAGTCGCACCTGGTGTTCCCGGCCGGGAAACTGGGTCCTGAGGAGAGAGGGACCTGGGTAAGAGAGCAGGCCTCAGGCAATCCTAGTCCCTTGCCCAGAGCAAGGCTCCCATTCTTCCCTTTTGCCCTCCACACACCACCCAGGCAGTGGCCTCTGGGGGGCAGTCTGTTGCAGGGGAACAAGAACAGTGTACACTTTGGGCAGCTCCATTCCCTCAAACTGAAAATAAGGGAGGAGTCTCAGATGTTTCTGGTGGCCCAGTCTATCTCACCCCATTCTTTAGCATTTGATTCCTACCCTCTTTCCCGCTTACCTTTTCAAGGAGCCAATGGTGTCATGAGGCCAGGCTCTGGCCACCTGCTCCGAATCATTGAGGAATTTGAGGCGTAGCACGAGGGGCTCCTGTGGGGAGTCTGGGGGTGGTGTTGTTGCAGTGACTCCAGGCTCTGGCTGTGCAGCTTGACCTCTGTGTCTCAAGCTGGGGGACTCGGCCCCTGGAGCCTCTCCTCTGATGCTGTCAGTGGCTGCCATGACTTcgctgggctgggctggagtTGAAGTCCCCGGTGGTTGGGGCAGGGTATCGGAGCCCTCCGTGGTATGTGTTGAGACCCAGGCAAGGGCCAGCACCAGAAGGCAGGCAAGCACCGCAAAAAGGATGGTCACCTCATCACCCACCCCTTCAATCAAGGCCATGGCACCTGCCTGCCGTGCTACCGAGCTGGAGAGGGCACAAAGAACAGGTGAGGGGTTGGCTCCCTGGCGAGGAGCCCTCCTAACTTCAACAGGCTTCTGACCCCACCCTGCCACAATTCTCCCACAGTCCTGATTCTTCTGTTCCCTTAACCATCCCTGGTACAGACTGCTCTATATCCCAGTCATCCCAAATTTGCCATGTTTTGCCCCTTCCCATCACCAAATCCTAACTTTGTAACCTGAGTTCTAGGTCTTCTAGCTCAATTCACAGAAACCCTATCTCCAGGAAGGTGTTTGACCTTCTAAACAGCCGGTTCCCTAAACTTAACCCCCATCAAACTTCACCCTAAAGCTTACCTGTTCTTTTGATCACTTCATCTCAAAGTTTTGTTTACTCCTTCTCCTATTTCACCCCAAGTTCATATAATGCTCTGTAACTAAGTTTCTCCAAGAGGTTGAAAAAGGGTCTTCAAGcccacctcaccccacccctgCATTTCTAGCCTTACCATTTACCCAAACCCCACCTGCGGCACGGGACTCCTTCCCAAAGCTTCCCCCACACTAAACGTCAAAATCCGCCCTTGGGCAATCTGGAGTCTCCGCGCGCTGCCACCCACCCAGCAGGTCCCCTCTTGGTCCACCCAAACCCTCCCCGCGGCAGCTCGATTCCGCGCCTCCACGGGAAGCCTCTCCAAACCCAGCGGCCGCCAGACCCAGATCCAGTCCGGGAACCCAAGACTgcgccctccccacccccactgccccaTCACCCCTCCCATCTTTCTGCCCCCCGAGCCACAGGAGGGCACAGCCGATCCCGGGGCGGGGCGAGGGCGGCCCAGCCCAGACCTGGGGCGGCGGGGTGGGCGCGGCCAAAGCGCGGGGACTCACCGCCCGGCTCCGCCAGCTCCATCTCGGCCCCTCGGGCACTTCCGGGCGGGAGGCGCTGAGGTCGCAGACACCTGAGGCACGGCTCCTAACCAGCCGCCGCGGCCCCGAGCATTGTGGGATTTGTAGTCCGCGCTGGCATTGCCCGCCTTCCGCCCTGCGGACCCACGTGCGGGGCTCGGTCCGCTGCTCAGGCTGGCGGCCTGACCGCCGCAGTCCGGGGCTGGCGGGGGCGACTCGGGTAATTGTGCTATTCAGCAGAGATTTTGACCTCGGCAGGATTCGTCCCCTTCGCCGCCAGCAGCCAGGGCATCTGTCACTTCAGACACCAACGTCAGCTGAGCACGTCAGAGCACCCTTGTTAGTGATGCAGTGATGAGAGCGCTTGAGAGCTCAGGTGGCCACTACCCCGGCTTTCCCTATGTCAGAGTGGATGCCAGGAAGCAACTTGGCCTTCCAAGTTGACGCTTCAGCCCAGAGCTCAGTAGGCGTGAGCTGTCCCATCTGGCCAGCTGAGGATACCTATCTTCTTCAGGACTGGCCCCTCCTCGATCTGATCTTACTCTCACAGAACTGTGAAAGAAGAGTGGACTTTGAGCACAAGACCTGATCCCTTAATCTGTGCTCATCAGTAACTCATTCTCTGGTGGATTGTTAAATCTCATTAAACATGTTTCTTCGTTTCTAAAATATACCTCATAAGTCCATTGAAAAGCGAGAAATTCGgtattttattaaacaaatgtGAAAACTATGTAAGATTTGTACACAGTAAATATTTGCAGTAGGattttccctctttcctctggGCTCTCTGTAGCCACAGGAATTACTCATCCTGGATTTTATACATCAGTCTTTGTGGGGATGATCAGGTGCTGAGGATGTAACCCAGGGCCTGGtacgtgctaagcaagtgctcttccactgagctatacccccagccctacaGAATAGTCTTGATTCAAAATAATCTACCCTAGTCTTCCCAATACCTCATACCTACTTGTGGGAACAAGTGCCCAAAATGTTGCTTTGGTTTAGATTTATGAAGTGCAGAACTAATGTcagtggcatatgcttgtaatcccaacgactctggagactgaggcagaaggaccacaagttgaaggccagactCAGGAACTTAGTGGGGTCCTGAACAACtagtgagactatctcaaaataaataaataaataaataataggatggggatgtagcttaatggtaaagccctggctggattcaatctctggtttaaaaaaaacaatacagaacTAACTTATCTCTACCCCCTATTCCTTCATCTATGCtacaaatattcattaaatatatacatactatTTATCAGGCATTGTGCAAGATGCTAGGAACAAAATGCCCTCATGTGGCTATTATACTAATGGAAGAGACAGACTGTGGACAGCCCACCATTTTTAAGACAGGTATGTGCTGGTGGTTAGGGCAACATACTGGAGGAGCCCTTTCCTCTTAGCATCTCTCTGAGAAAGTATATTTGGTAAAGCTCCTTGATGTCAATTCTAATTAAGCATCTAAAAGAGATGTTAGGGTTGCTTTTAGAAATGAAAAGCAACAGAACTAGGTTTTTTGTTGAACCAatctattttgcagatgaagttCAGAGAGGGTACAAGACATCCTTAAGGTCATATAGACAAACTTACATCTCTCAGGAGCTTGGGAGGTCCCTAGTTTGCACCTTTGGAAGTAAAATTTAGGAATGGTGACTGTGTTGGTAACTGGAGCAGAGTTGTATAAGTAGCTGAATGGCAGACATCTTTATGCTAGGAAAAGATCCTGCTTGACCTGGGAAATATGCGCCAGTGTTACTCAAAAGATCCCTGGGTGTAGTTCTGGCAGATGTATTGGCTGGGTTTTAGGGAGTGTGTATGTGTTGGGTATGGGGGCTAGCAGAACTGCAGATAGCTTCAGCAATGAGAATGCAGAGAAACTGGGACATTTGGGACACTGAAGGGAGCTAGCTTTCCAGCCTCAGGAGAGAAATGTCAGGATGGACACGGAGGTGAGAACAAGGAAAATTTTAAGAGCTATGGGGGGGGGGCTCTAATGAGTCTCTTGATAGGGGGGAGAGAGAGCACAATTGattcctccctcttttcctctgtgAACCTTGGGCAGCATTCAGCGAACCCTCCCCAGCCTGGCACGGAGGATCTTTTAGAAGAAGCCGGTCATAAGAAGGGCGAAGATATTGTTCATCACTGTCATTTCCACCGACTCTGAGATGAAGCTCTCAGGGAGAAGTGGAAAGAGCGGCCGGGAACCAGCCTCTGAGCTGTAGCCAGCAGAGGAGACCCGGGCGGGGCGCCAGGGAGAGAAAACCCCGGGGCGGAGTAGTCTCTAGGGCTGACCTCAGGGCCTGGGTACAGGAGAGTCTGTGCTGCACTGAAGGCAGGACCATATAAATGAGGCGCACTTGAGCCTCGGAGGGCTTCGCTGCGAATCAGTCGCGTTTATCAGCTCCCTCAGGCGCAGGGCACTACTAGGGCATTGCCCAGAGATACGACACCCGCCCAGACCAGCGCAAGGAGGCGAAAACGACAGCCGGCCCGAAAGGGGCCGGGACAGCAGTGTCGCGGCTCCGGTGGCCCGAGAGCGAGCCGTGGGGGGGGCTAGCGAGCGGGCGGAAGGGCCGAGGCCGGGTGGGCGGGGCCGGGGCCGGAGCGCGCAGCTCAGGGGTGGAGGCTGCAACGCcagcgagcgagcgagcgagggGCGGGGGCGCagaggggcgggggcgggggtaAACGGGGAGGGGGGCTCCGGCTGCGTGTGCCGGAGCCGGCGGGGGCGGCGGTGCGTGCGCATGACGCGGGGGGAGGGCCCCGGCCGCGCGCTCCCGGTCCCGTTGTTGTTGCCGCTGGAGGCTGCTCTGAGGCAGCGGGATCGCGGCGCCGAGAAGCTCCCGGCGGCGGCCACAGCGTGTGCGGAGGTGCCTCCTGGCCTCGGCCCCCGGTCCCCGGCCCCATGCACTAGTCCTGCGCCGCTCGCTCCGTAGTCCCGGCCTGGCCAGTCCCGCGCGCCCGctagccgccgccgccgcgccgcCCCGGGCCCCGGTCGGGCCCGCCTCGGGCCCCGCGGCTCCGGAGCCATGAACTTCCAGGCGGGCGGGGGGCAGAGCCCTCAGCAGCAGCAGAGCTTGGCGGCTCCGGgggccggcggcggcggcggcggcgcgggggGCGGCGGGCAGTTCGGCGGCGCGGGGCCCGGGGCCGGGGGCGGCGGCCCCTCGCAGCAGCTGGCCGGTGGGCCTCCCCAGCAGTTCGCGCTCTCCAACTCGGCGGCCATCCGGGCCGAGATCCAGCGCTTCGAGTCCGTGCATCCTAACATCTACGCCATCTATGATCTGATCGAGCGCATCGAGGATTTGGCGCTGCAGAACCAGATCCGGGAGCACGTCATCTCCATCGAGGGTGAGCAGAGCCGGGGGCTGCGGGAGCCTGAGTGTGCTGGCCCCTCCATCCCCGGCCCGGGGTTCCACGGGTCCAGACCCACCCAGCTTTCACCCTCAGGGGTCCTTACGCGCCCGAGGTCTGGGCCACGCGGTTTGCTGATCTGCGCTGTAGAGCCCAGGTTCAGGCTTTGGCGTATCTCGTCCAGGGACACTTTGGGATTTGGGGATCGGTAACGAGCCAGGGGACACGTTTTCCTTTCATTGTGCTCCAGAGTGGTGTCGCCCCGGGGACGGGTGTGCTCGGAGTTGCGGGGTGGGGAATGGGGGCTGGGCCCAGATCTGGTCAGGCATGGCCAGGGAGGGTGGACGCGACTGATAGCC
This is a stretch of genomic DNA from Ictidomys tridecemlineatus isolate mIctTri1 chromosome 2, mIctTri1.hap1, whole genome shotgun sequence. It encodes these proteins:
- the Tmub1 gene encoding transmembrane and ubiquitin-like domain-containing protein 1, with protein sequence MALIEGVGDEVTILFAVLACLLVLALAWVSTHTTEGSDTLPQPPGTSTPAQPSEVMAATDSIRGEAPGAESPSLRHRGQAAQPEPGVTATTPPPDSPQEPLVLRLKFLNDSEQVARAWPHDTIGSLKRTQFPGREHQVRLIYQGQLLGDDSQTLGSLHLPPNCVLHCHVSTRVGSPHPPCPPGSEPGPSGLEIGSLLLPLLLLLLLLLWYCQIQYRPFFPLTATLGLAGFTLLLSLLAFAMYRP